TGTAAATTATTCTACCCTTAGTAAGATCATAGGGAGATATCTCGACCAAGACCTTGTCTCCCGGTAAAATTTTTATAAAATGCATTCTCATCTTCCCAGAAACATAAGCAATTATAACATGACCATTTTCCAGCCTTACCCTGAACATAGCATTAGGTAAAGCTTCTTCAATTGTTCCCTGCATTTCTATGTGATCTTCTTTTGGCATAACTTGATAATATATCTATATTTTTATAATTTAGTCAAGATTTCTGGTTCACCTTCAGTAATCGCAATAGTATGCTCAAAGTGAGCAGAAAGAGAACCATCCTTAGTAACAGCTGTCCATCCATCTGAAAGAATTTTTACCTCATGAGTTCCTGCATTAACCATAGGTTCAATAGCAAGAGTCATTCCTTTTTTCAGTTTTGGACCAACTCCCTTTGAACCAAAATTTGGAATCTGCGGATCCTCATGTAGAGACATTCCTATTCCATGCCCTACAAAAGCTCTTACAACTGAAAATCCATTCGCTTCAACATGGCTTTGAATGGCATTGGATATATCACCAACTCTATTGCCAGGTATTGCCTCAGCAATTCCCTTATACAATGCTTCTTCAGTAACTTTCAGTAATTTTTCAGCTTCCTCTGAAATTTTTCCTACAGAATATGTATATGCAGCATCTCCATAAAAACTATCGTATATGACTCCTACATCAACACTCACAATATCTCCTTCTTTAATAAAGACCTTTTCTGATGGTATTCCATGAACTACCTGTTCATTTATTGAAATACAAGCACTTGCAGGATATCCTCTATAACCTTTAAATGCAGGAATACCGCCCATTTTAATTATAAAATTTTCAATAAACTGCTCTATCTGTTTTGTTGTCAATCCTTCTTTAATATATATTTTAAGCTCTTCGAGAACTGTTGCCACTATCCGGCAGGATTTACGTATTTTTTTTAACTCTTCAGGACTTTTTAATATAATCACTATTTAATTAGTCCTTCCTGCCCTTTATTCTGAATTTTTTGAAAAATCCTTCGTAAGATCTACTTATCATGTGAGTTTCAATCTGGGAAACAGTATCAAGAGCTACACCAACAGCAATAAGAAGAGATGTTCCACCAAAATAAAAGGGAACTTTAAATTTGGCAATAAGAATTTCAGGCAAAACACAAACAACACTCAAGTAAAGAGCACCAATGAATGTTAGACGAGAAAGCACACGATAAATGTATTCAGAAGTTTTCTGCCCGGGTCTTACTCCTGTAATGTATCCCCCATTTTTCTGGAGATTTTCAGCAATTTCCACAGGATTATAAATCACAGCAGTATAAAAATATGTGAAAAATATTATTAACCCAACATAAAGTATTATATGAAGAAAACTTCCTGGAGCAAGCTGTTTTGCTAATGCCTGTACCCAGGGAACAGCTATAAATCCTGCAACAGTTGCAGGAAACATCAATACTGACGATGCGAAAATTGGTGGAATAACTCCAGCAGAATTAATCTTAAGAGGAAGATATGTGGTATATCCACCATACATCTTTCTTCCAACAACTCTCTTTGCATATTGGATGGGAATCCTTCTCTGACCTCTCTCAATAAATATAATTCCTGCCACAACACCAACCATAACAACAATCAGAATTAAAACAAAGAATATTGACAATTCACCTGTTCTGACTAAATTATATGTATAAAAACAGGCATTTGGAAACCTTGCAACAATTCCTGCAAAAATAATTAAAGATATACCATTTCCTATTCCCTTTTCAGTTATCTGCTCTCCAAGCCACATTAAGAAAGCTGTACCTGCTGTAAGAGTTATCATAGTCACTATTCTGAAAGACCAGCCTGGCTCCTGAATAAACTGTCCACCACCCATACTTTCAAGTCCTATTGCTATTCCAAATCCCTGAATAGCTGCTATTACTATAGTTGCATATCTGGTATATCTGGTAATCTTTTTTCTTCCTTCTTCTCCTTCTTTTGCAAGCTTTTGTAAAGAAGGGATTACAACAGTTAAAAGTTGAAAAATAATAGAGGCACTTATATAGGGCATAACACCTAATGCAAAGATGGTAACCTTTGAGAGAGCTCCGCCTGTGAAAATATCAAAAAAGCCCATGACAGCACCACCGCGCTCAAGTAAGAACTTGCTCAATGCTTCACCATCTATGCCTGGTGTTGGAATATGAGCTCCAATTCTGAATACAGCAAGCATTGCAAGAGTAAATAAAACTCTTGCCCTTAGCTCAGGTATTTTTAAAATATTTCTAAAGGCTGTAACTAGTCCCACTATATGACCTCTACTTTACCACCGATTGATTCAATTTTTTGAAGAGCTGTTTTACTTAAGGCATGAGCCTTAATAGTGACTGGTTTCTTTAATTCACCATCTCCAAGAATTTTTAATCCATCTTTTAGTTTTTTTATTATACCTTTTTGTAAGAGAATTTCTGGAGTAATAACATCAACCTCGTCTATGATTTTATTTAAATCGCCGAGATTTACTACTGCGTATTCCTTTTTAAAGGGAAAATTCGAGAATCCTCTTTTGGGAACTCTTCTTTGAAGTGGCATCTGTCCACCTTCAAAACCAGGACCCTTAGCTCCTCCTGAACGAGCTTTCTGTCCTTTAAGTCCTTTTGTTGCATATCTACCGTGTCCTGAGCCTAATCCTCTTCCAACTCTTTTTGGTCTTTTTTTACTACCAGGAGCTGGTTTTAACTGATTTATTTTCATGAGACTTTTTCCTCCTCTACTGTTTGATTTTCTTCAGAAGATTCTAATTCAGAGGGTTTCATTCTGAATTTTGTTACTGTCGAAGGTTCCTTTAAACTTCTTAATGCTCCTATTGTTGCCTTAACTGAATTGAAGGGATTATGACTTCCAAGTACTTTTGCAACTACATCCTGTACACCTGCTACCTCAAAAACAGCTCTTGCAGGACCGCCTGCAATTATACCAGTTCCTTTTGGAGCAGGATTTATTACTATAGTTGTAGCACCATATTTATATTCCACACGATGGGGAATTGTGGTATCTTTCAAAGGAAATTTTATAAGATTCTTCTTAGCTTTATCTATTGCTTTTCTTATGGCATCAGGAACTTCTGCTGCTTTTCCTTTACCAACGCCAACAATACCTGCTTCATTGCCTACAACAACCAGGGCGCTAAAAGAAAAGCGTCTGCCACCTTTTACAACCTTGGCAACTCTATTTATGTAGACTACTTTGTCTTTTAAATTCAGTTCCTGAGCATTTATTCTTTCCTGCTTCATTGCTCCTCCCTAGAATTGTAATCCCTTCTGCCTTGCAGCATCTGCAAGAGCTTTAACACATCCATGATATTTATAACCTGCTCTGTCAAAAACAACCTTTGTTATTCCTGCTTTAAGAGCTCTCTCTGCAATTAGTTCTCCAACTTTCATAGCAAACTCTTTATTGCCCTTATGACCTGGTAATTCTCTTAATTCTTTCTCAAGAGTTGAAGCAGATACAAGAGTATGTCCCTTCGTATCATCAATAATCTGTGCATATATATGATTGAGACTTCTAAACACACAAAGTCTTGGTCTGTCAGGAGTTCCAAAAACTTTTTTTCTGATTCTCTTACGTCTTCTTTCCCTTAATTCCACTTTAGTGCGCAATGTTAACCCTCCCCCTATTTCTTTCCTGTCTTTCCGGGTTTTAATTTTAAAACTTCATCGGCATATCTAATTCCTTTACCCTTATAAGCATCTGGCGGTCTTACAGCTCTCAGGTTAGCAGCTACCTGTCCAACAAGCTGTTTATCAATACCATATAGAGTAATTGTTGTTTGCTTCTCATCAACAGTAGCTTTAATACCCTCTGGAAGAGCAAACTCTACTGGATGAGAATATCCAACATTAAGTATGAGCTTATTTCCACTTATCTGAGCTCTGTAACCAACACCATGAATTTGAAGAGTTTTGGTAAAACCCTGTGAAACTCCTATAACCATATTGGCTATTAAGCTTCTTGCAAGTCCATGCAGAGCTCTTTGTTTTGAAATATCGGAATCTCTTGTAACAACTACTGTCTTATTATCTATGGTTACTCCTATTCCTTCGGGCAGTTCATAGCTTAACTGTCCTTTTGGACCTTTAACAATTACTTTTTTATTTTCTAATGTTACATTTACTCCATCTGGTATTGTAATTGGTTTTCTTCCTATCCTTGACATCCTTTCACCTCTTACCATACATAGCATATTACTTCTCCACCGACTCCTCTACGTCGGCATTCCTTATCAGTCATAACACCTTGCGATGTGGTCAATATAGCTATACCAAGCCCTCCCATAACACGAGGAATCTCCTCCTTACTGACATATACTCTTCTACCAGGTTTACTGACACGCTCCAAATTTGAAATTACAGAATCACCATCTGGAGTATACTTCAAGTTTATTCTTATGATACCCTGTTTTTTGTCTCTGTTAATCTTATAAGATTTTATAAAACCCTCTTCTTTAAGGATTTTAGCAATCTCAATTTTCATTCTTGAAGCAGGGATATCAACCTTATCTGCTTTTACTCTTATTGCATTTCTAATTCGAGTTAGCATATCTGCAATTGGATCTGTCATCATAGTACCACCTCTTACCAGCTTGCTTTTACAACTCCAGGGATTTTCCCTGAGTTGGCTAAAAATCTAAAACAAATTCTGCAAAGACCAAAATCTCTTAGATATCCCCTTGGACGTCCGCAAATTTTACAACGATTTCTCACTCTTACTTTAAACTTTGGTGGATACTTTGATCTTTCTATTTTACACTTCCTTGCCACAAACTCCTCCTTATCTTATTGGCATTCCAAATTCTTTCAATAATGCTAAAGCCTCTTCATCAGACTTAGCAGTTGTACAAATAGTTATATCAAGCCCGTGTATCATCTCAACTTTATCATAATCTATTTCAGGAAATATAAACTGCTCTTTAATTCCAAAAGAATAATTTCCTCTTCCATCAAAGGATTTTGGAGAAATTCCTCTAAAATCTCTTATTCTCGGTAAAGCAAGAGAAATTAATCTATCTAAAAATTCATACATTCTTTCTCTTCTTAAGGTGACCTTACAACCTATAGGCATTCCTTTTTTAAGCTTGAACGCTGCCAGTGCCTTTTTAGCCTTTGTTATAACAGGTTTCTGACCGGTAATTAAAGCCAGTTGTTTTTCTGCAGCATCAAGAAGCTTTATGTTCTGTATTGCCTCTCCAAGGGTCACATGAACAATTATTTTTTCAAGACGTGGAACCTGCATCACATTTTTATAGTTGAACTTCTTCATTAGTGCTGGAACAATCTCTTTCAGATATTTTTCTTTAAGACGAGGTACATATTTTTTTGCTTCATCGTTCATCAGTCAATAACCTCCTTGCACTTCTTGCAAATCCTCACCTTTCTACCATCTTCTAAAATTCTTGCCCCTATACGGGTAGGTTTATCACATTTTGGGCACATAAGCATTACTTTTGATATATGAACCGGATTTTCTCTTTCAATAATTCCACCCTGTGGATATTTACGAGAAGGTTTCTGATGTTTCTTTACAATATTAATACCTTCTACAATAACTTTTTCATCCTTAGGGAGAACCTTT
Above is a genomic segment from Thermodesulfovibrio aggregans containing:
- the infA gene encoding translation initiation factor IF-1 encodes the protein MPKEDHIEMQGTIEEALPNAMFRVRLENGHVIIAYVSGKMRMHFIKILPGDKVLVEISPYDLTKGRIIYRFK
- the map gene encoding type I methionyl aminopeptidase, producing MIILKSPEELKKIRKSCRIVATVLEELKIYIKEGLTTKQIEQFIENFIIKMGGIPAFKGYRGYPASACISINEQVVHGIPSEKVFIKEGDIVSVDVGVIYDSFYGDAAYTYSVGKISEEAEKLLKVTEEALYKGIAEAIPGNRVGDISNAIQSHVEANGFSVVRAFVGHGIGMSLHEDPQIPNFGSKGVGPKLKKGMTLAIEPMVNAGTHEVKILSDGWTAVTKDGSLSAHFEHTIAITEGEPEILTKL
- the secY gene encoding preprotein translocase subunit SecY, with the protein product MGLVTAFRNILKIPELRARVLFTLAMLAVFRIGAHIPTPGIDGEALSKFLLERGGAVMGFFDIFTGGALSKVTIFALGVMPYISASIIFQLLTVVIPSLQKLAKEGEEGRKKITRYTRYATIVIAAIQGFGIAIGLESMGGGQFIQEPGWSFRIVTMITLTAGTAFLMWLGEQITEKGIGNGISLIIFAGIVARFPNACFYTYNLVRTGELSIFFVLILIVVMVGVVAGIIFIERGQRRIPIQYAKRVVGRKMYGGYTTYLPLKINSAGVIPPIFASSVLMFPATVAGFIAVPWVQALAKQLAPGSFLHIILYVGLIIFFTYFYTAVIYNPVEIAENLQKNGGYITGVRPGQKTSEYIYRVLSRLTFIGALYLSVVCVLPEILIAKFKVPFYFGGTSLLIAVGVALDTVSQIETHMISRSYEGFFKKFRIKGRKD
- the rplO gene encoding 50S ribosomal protein L15, with the translated sequence MKINQLKPAPGSKKRPKRVGRGLGSGHGRYATKGLKGQKARSGGAKGPGFEGGQMPLQRRVPKRGFSNFPFKKEYAVVNLGDLNKIIDEVDVITPEILLQKGIIKKLKDGLKILGDGELKKPVTIKAHALSKTALQKIESIGGKVEVI
- the rpsE gene encoding 30S ribosomal protein S5, with translation MKQERINAQELNLKDKVVYINRVAKVVKGGRRFSFSALVVVGNEAGIVGVGKGKAAEVPDAIRKAIDKAKKNLIKFPLKDTTIPHRVEYKYGATTIVINPAPKGTGIIAGGPARAVFEVAGVQDVVAKVLGSHNPFNSVKATIGALRSLKEPSTVTKFRMKPSELESSEENQTVEEEKVS
- the rplR gene encoding 50S ribosomal protein L18 yields the protein MRTKVELRERRRKRIRKKVFGTPDRPRLCVFRSLNHIYAQIIDDTKGHTLVSASTLEKELRELPGHKGNKEFAMKVGELIAERALKAGITKVVFDRAGYKYHGCVKALADAARQKGLQF
- the rplF gene encoding 50S ribosomal protein L6, producing the protein MSRIGRKPITIPDGVNVTLENKKVIVKGPKGQLSYELPEGIGVTIDNKTVVVTRDSDISKQRALHGLARSLIANMVIGVSQGFTKTLQIHGVGYRAQISGNKLILNVGYSHPVEFALPEGIKATVDEKQTTITLYGIDKQLVGQVAANLRAVRPPDAYKGKGIRYADEVLKLKPGKTGKK
- the rpsH gene encoding 30S ribosomal protein S8 — protein: MMTDPIADMLTRIRNAIRVKADKVDIPASRMKIEIAKILKEEGFIKSYKINRDKKQGIIRINLKYTPDGDSVISNLERVSKPGRRVYVSKEEIPRVMGGLGIAILTTSQGVMTDKECRRRGVGGEVICYVW
- a CDS encoding type Z 30S ribosomal protein S14; this encodes MARKCKIERSKYPPKFKVRVRNRCKICGRPRGYLRDFGLCRICFRFLANSGKIPGVVKASW
- the rplE gene encoding 50S ribosomal protein L5, whose translation is MNDEAKKYVPRLKEKYLKEIVPALMKKFNYKNVMQVPRLEKIIVHVTLGEAIQNIKLLDAAEKQLALITGQKPVITKAKKALAAFKLKKGMPIGCKVTLRRERMYEFLDRLISLALPRIRDFRGISPKSFDGRGNYSFGIKEQFIFPEIDYDKVEMIHGLDITICTTAKSDEEALALLKEFGMPIR
- the rplX gene encoding 50S ribosomal protein L24 codes for the protein MSLRIKKGDTVLVLSGKDKDKKGRVLKVLPKDEKVIVEGINIVKKHQKPSRKYPQGGIIERENPVHISKVMLMCPKCDKPTRIGARILEDGRKVRICKKCKEVID